Genomic DNA from Melopsittacus undulatus isolate bMelUnd1 unplaced genomic scaffold, bMelUnd1.mat.Z mat_scaffold_646_arrow_ctg1, whole genome shotgun sequence:
GTGGGTGTTATGTAGTTTTTTATGATGAGTCATATGTGACAGTTCAAGctaaaaatattacatattCATCTAATTACTGTATAACTGTTTGCTGTTAAAAAGTATGGTGAAAAGTACAGAGACAGGTACCGAAACACACCTTATTACAGGAATGAACTAGAGTTTTATGTTTGTAGTATTTTCAAGGTATCGGTTTCTTCATGTATGTTTTACATGGCTTCATGTATGTTTTATGTGCCATCACTTTGTCACAAGATTTTGTTGTGACTCTTTTTTTCTGCCCCCCTGAAGGTAAAATCCTTCATCTGCTGTCTGAAGGCTCTGTTGACAACACGACTAGGCTCGTACTGGTGAATGCTATTTATTTCAAAGGGAACTGGGCAGAGAAATTTAAAGAAGCTGACACCACTGACATGCCATTTCGGTTAAATAAGGTAATACAGATATGTCTCGGTAGTATATAACAAAAAGGTCAAATCATTCCAGTGCTAAAGTGAAACTTTGCTTAcaggtaaaataataaaaaaatcatagaatcatagaatggtttgggttggaagggaccttaaagatcatcccatttcaatcccctgccatgggcagggacaccctccatcagaccagattgctcaaagccccatcaaacctgtccttgaacactgccagggaatgTAAATAGAAAGTCTATaatgaatgttttcatttcaccCCAAAGAATTTTTTATggattttggtatttttctgtattcaggAAGCTATTTGTTACCTTACTTACCAGAACAGTATTTGAGACAATACTCACATATAGATTAGGAGGACCCTGCCTGTGACTAACAGAGTTTTGGCTGCTGTGAATTGTACCTGTTTGTGATGTTAGGTAAGCAGTATTAAAATGATAGCTCATTTTGGTTAAGCCccattttcttgttctgtattCTGCTTATGTTAACAGCTTTACAAGATACTATATACAGTCATCTGCTTTATCTGAACAAAGTTGGTATTTGTTGATTTTTAATGTCCTTTTTGGGGCCAGAGTAATATAAATGTACAGCAACTCAAAGAAATAGTTTCTTTGAGGACTGTGCTACAGAAGCCAAAGGAGAACCAAATTTAATAAAAACTCatatctggaaaagaaattgttATTAAATAGGCGGTCAGGAGTCCGACAAAGACAGTTTTATAGTCAACTGATATAATGCAGGAAAAGTTTTCAAGAATACAGTTTTTAACTTGCTTGTTACCTGTTCTTAACTGTTACTTTTGATAACTTTTTTCTATccagaatgaaagaaagacagtgaaaatgatgtatcagaaaaataaatttcattttggGTACATCCCTGAAGAGAAGATCCGTGTTTTAGAGCTGCTTTATGATGGAGAAGAACTTAGTATGATCATCCTGTTACCTGATGACATTGAAGATAACTCCACTGGTCTGCAGAAGGTGAGCCATCTAAGCTAATGCAGTTATTTAACACATAATCTCAGCATTCAAAACTAAAGCCATAATGAACCCATGTTCTCAGAGCCCCATATCTATGAAGTGTCTTTACTCGAAGCCAATGTACATATATCACTGCACTGCATCAGAAATGTTTCATAGCTTGTCTTTTGGCCTGCTGAACTGCATGACTGCAAAACCAAAGCTAACTAAGAGAATTAACTTGCCttgcataatttttatttttaatgacagaacttttctttcattaactTTGAAACTCCTTGTTTTCTTAGCCTTGGTGTAATGAGACTGTTTTCCATTAAATGACCAGGAACTCATCAGCTGCTTTGAGCTTTCTGATGATTAGTTTAGTTACTTGTTAATTGTGTAATTCCATTTAGTTAAACAGTAAGAATTACTGTGTTTAGTTGCTATCAgtgcatgttttccttctgtacattgcagcaagagaaaaaatgtctgcattACTTTGTAAAGTAAAAACTGCACTGTCTCTTAATTTTAATAGCATTTGTAGGATCTATATGGAGCCATCAAAGATATGGGTATGGTCATTTTTGTATAGTTGCTTTATACTTATTTAGTGCTCTATAAAGCCTTGtaaatgttactgaaaatgaaacgtttctttattattttatttttttaattctagctggaaaagcagcttaCCTTAGAGAAGCTTCAGGAGTGGACATGTCCAGAGCGTCTGTATTCCACTGATGTTCGTGTGCATTTGCCAAAGTTTAGGCTAGAAGAAAGCTATGACCTTAAATCAGATTTAGCTGCTATGGGCTTGGTGGATGTATTTGACAGTTGTAAGGCTGACTTGTCGGGAATGTCAGGGGCACGTGACCTCTTTCTCTCTAAAATTGTTCACAAAGCTTTTGTAGAAGTGAATGAGGAAGGCACggaagctgcagctgctacTGCTGGCATTGCTATGCTCTGCATGCCTATCGAAGAGGACAATGCGGAccatcctttccttttctttattcgCCACAACCCcacacaaaagcatttttttggCAGATATGCTTCTCCAGAGAACTTGGCATTTGCAGACCAGTTCCTGCTGTAGTCAGTGAAAGCTTAGCTCCTGAATGAGCTCGATTTTGATGTAGAAGGTTAATGCTCCTGTCTTGAGTTCCTAGTATCTTTGAGATTCTGCCTTTCCCATAAAAACAGTCCCAAAGGAACTGAggagtgatttatttttttaaagacatcatCTTTAATAATGAGGAAAATATTAACTGTAGGCAGAAAAAATCTTTTGAAGTGGACTAGAAATACTCTTGGAAGAAACTTGTGCCTTTTAAAGCACAGAATTATCCTCTATGCATCCTTCCATGGGTTTGTCTGTGTTGACAGCCCCCTGTTGTAATAACAATAATTCAGTCATTCCTTATGCATGTATATTAGGATGTTTGTGCAAAGCTACTCTTTCTCTAAAGTCTGgcttttcaaaagcactttaataaaatacttctaGGCACCAAAAGGCATGTTTCTGAACAGCTGAGTTTACCCACTTCTGTCATGAAATAGAAGGTCAGATAACATTTGTTTAGAGACATCTATTAATAGAGAAAGGATTAAgttatttaaacaaaagtaaCCCTTTCTAGTCATTACCCAGAAAACTTACAATACAGGTTTTGAACAAGGAGGAGAAGTTAATAGTAACTTTAGGTGACATTTTTAAACAGGACCTTAAAAATTTATAGACTTGTGCCGTTTTAGTtattgaaaatgtgaaaatgtcCCAGGGCTTAGAGGTTTTAGGTGCTTGAAGCTAATGGGTGTCTTTCTTTTGTACAAGttcaaaagctttcaaaatgacatttatttctgGCCAGAACCTATGTGAACCTCAAAAAATACTTTAGCTTCCCAGGGGATGACTGTATATAATCTGCAGTAAAGGTCTAATGTGCCTCTGTATGTACAAGGATTCAGCATTTACTCTGCTAACTTCCACTACCTCTCTACATACAAAGCTTCTGTACTGTTCAAGAGCCTTGTTCCATGTTTATTTCTGGAGGGTATTTGCTTATATTATGTATATCTTGGGTACTGTAATGTTTTCTTGTAGGTCTCAATAGGGCACAACAATTTCCGTAATTGCACACTGTGTATTAATTTGTCTTTAAGGAACaaataaaagttttcttcttaCACTTATGTTCAAAACGGAAACTTCTGCATACCATTTAGCATTTTGGGTGCAAAAGTAACTGTCCCCTGAAGGCTAAAGAAAACGACTGGTGCAACAGGTAAGATCATCTGTAGAAGTCCTTGGACTGTTCAGAGTAGGTGAAAATGCTGAACAACAAATTACTTGGTAGAAGAGATGATTGCGTGAACCATCAGCTTCCCCTGTAAGTAAGTGTAATGACCACAGCTGCTAGCACCTTTAGGGAACAGGAAGAGAGCAACAGTTTATGAAATGACACAGGCACTTGGTCTGTACATTAGTAAACATGTTCCCAAGTGTTGGCAATACCTCAGTTGCAAAGGTCCTGGTGAAGATGTAAAGGAGAGTGTGTATTGCAGATTGCAGATGTGAATGTAACTGGTTTTGTGTTGAATGCTCTGAAAACCCAGTGCTTTGCAATTAAGTCAGAAAAATATTAGCACAAAACCCATGTGAAAATGTGGAATGCTTTGACATTTGCATTAGTATGGGGTTTCTGGGCATTTGTGTTTCAGCCTTTTAGCAAATAAGGCTTCTGCTGccacagatggatttttttACTTAAGGCTCAAAAGCTCCATTGTAATTACATCCTTATCTTTATGTGCTTAATCTCAATTAATGCATGCTAGATACATGATGTCTGAAAGCTTTTAGGGCTGTGATTACCAGGAGAtcagaagaaagataaaaccTTGCATAATAGTACAAATTACAGTAGCTTTATATActcatgtatttctttattaCATTGGTCTCAGTATTCAGTACCTGAACTATTACACTGAGTTAAATTTGGCTTTCTACAGACGGAATGCACAAAATATCAGCAATTAAGACTCAAAATATCagcttcacatttaaaaaaaaaaaaaacctaaccgAAACAACAAGTCTATTGGCAAATATTACTCTCACATAATTCATGTCTCACAATAAGGCAGTTGTGAGTGTTTCCttaatgcttctttcttttcctgcacttCTGTCAGAACAAGTGACTGGCAAAGGCTGACTCCAAGGGGAAAACTGGAATGTCAAATGTACTCacatttctaaaaaataaatgctgcttcAGCTAGCTCATGTGAAGGACTTTACAACAGGCTTTATAATAATCCAAAACTCAGAGCAGTATTTGCTCACTGTGGTGTGATGAGTAAGCCGGACTTTGTACAACTGCTTACATAGACTCTCTACCATAGCCCTTTGATTtcagtaatttaaaacaaaaaatcccaccacCCACCACTGCTTGGCTGCTTTCTGTCTGATTCATACAGTTTAACTTGCTCTTCCTGGATAGTAAATACCATAGTGCAGATAAGGAGGACAGATATTGCTGGGGTTTAAGTCACTTTGTCCTGGAGAAAAAATTTATAGAGATGAGTAAACTCAGGGGATGTTTGGTAATACTTTCACTGTTAatggttttatgtatttatatatgacCAAAATCCTGGTAAAGTACATAAACCTGATCAGGTTGCTTAGGGACAGATATTTGTcttgattttttaatatcttttcatTAGAAAGGATAAGACCAGTGTAATTCACTTGAACCTATTAAGGAAAAAAGGTACTGTTGAAATCATAAACAGgcttttgggttggtttgtttggtttttttactgTAGTGAATCTTTCTAGCTCTGTCATGTCACCTTATGGTGCCAGCTAAATACGTATTCTAATCTGTGTTCATTCAGGGGCATATGCAATCCCTGACTACTTAATAGAAGTCAAAAAACACAGCCAAGTCCTGGAGAGCTCAGACTGTCTGGAAACAGGCTGAACATGCACAGTGGCTGCTGGCAATTCAGATGATGAATTCATCACATCAGCCAGAGAATGTTGTACCTTCAGGTTAAATGAAACTCTAAACAACCAGCTTGTAcaatcacttttatttttaagtcataGGAGATAATAGTCATTTTGGCTGAGAACTCTTTCTCAACACAAGAGGAGACActcacagaaataaatgcaacCTAGTGGTTAACAAGGATTTAAACTCTTTGTACATGAGAAAACAGTGCAAGATcttagaatcttagaatcatagttaggttggaaaggaccttaagatcatctagttccaacccccctgccatgggcagggacacctcacactaaaccatatcacccagggcttcatccaacctggccttgaacactgccagggatggagcattgacaacctccctgggcaacccattccagtgcctcaccaccctaacagtaaagaatttcttccttatatccaatctaaacctctgctgtttaagtttcaacccattacccggtcctatcactacagttcctaatgaagagtccctctccagcatctctgtaggtgcccttcagatactggaaggctgctaggaggaaTCTTAGAACAAAAGTCATGatttcatataaatatttagtaTAAAAGCCTGGACAATTCCATACCAGCCGTATCATCCAGTTTTTTTATCTGCAAGAGTCAAACTGGCTAAGTAATGGAAGCAATAAAGAATTTCAGGCTGTTTCTCACATGTACTGAATTGCCCAGCATGGACTGTGGCATGGCCTTTCTCATGGTCTGCATTATTCCTTGATGGAATGCCTTGTATAAGAGAAAAAGATTGTGGTACAGCAGATTTTGGTGGTGCTCCTTACAATGGAAGCAACTGTCACCTGATGGGATCCAAATCTCATCCCCAGGCTTGGGTGGCACTGcaatatttgttatttctttaaagctCTACAAGCTGAAGATGAATAAACACACTGGTAGTATGACTCTTCAGAAGCGACCATTCCTGCCCTGAAGTGAACTTCAGAAGGTGCGtgctagaaaacaaagaaatatacTTCATTATTTATGGAGACTTTATACATTGTCCTGAGAAAAAATGGACAGTTTTGCTTTGGACTGTTTCAGAGGGTCTGGAAATGGTACAGGTTGAAATGTCCATTTTGAGCACATCTGGTGCCAATAGACTTTTTAATGGGGCATGGGAATTCCTCAAACAGTGGAGGTGACCCTCTTTAGAGGGAGTATGAAAGAGATGCACATCAGTACGAGAGAGAgtgcagaaaatggaaaacagtaCTTTGCTTTGAAAGAGGCCATAAAGCATGATGGGTTTGAAACTTTACTTCTTGTTGCTAACATTTTAGTAGCCCATTAGACTGGACTGTCTGATGGAGCTGTCCTGAGGGGCACAATCTCTTCTCATTCAGGactgagaaaaaacaaccaGGGGCCAAGGAATTAAAAAGCATCTCTGAACATGTTGCCAAGCTGTGCTGCCCTCTGAAGGTGAGCACacaactgcttttattttcttcagcagtggAAAAGATATCCTGACAAGCCTGCTCTGAAACTGGAGCATGAGAGGAGACACCTGATAGTTTCCAATGAACAGGAGGAGTAGGGGAAGGAGATGAGCACAAGGCAAACTACCCAGCATATGCAGTAAACTTAGTAACAAGGGAAAGTATTAGCCTGCATATACCTCAAGTAACAGGTGAGCTATTGGCTTACCTGTTGGCAATTGCCTGTGTCCTGTGTGTTAGCCACCCCAGAGCACTTGGTGAGATCCCTTTAACACTTTGGCTCTCATCTTGTAACGCAGCGGAAagcctgcagagccccagcCATGCTGCATGACCTGGTGATGGGAGAGACCAGGGTCCACTGGGGAATTCACAGGCATAATGAATACAACTGATTTAGGTTCCTAGCCAGACTATTTCTGCTACTGGAAAATTATTAATGAAGTCTCCATAGTAAGGCCACCAAgttctatttattattttttattttcttcctgtggaaaaaaaaaatggaaaaccatACAAAGAACCATGGGAAACATCGTATACATGGAAAAAAGCAATTGTGACCAATGCAAGAGCCACTTGATGAaacctccttcctctcttccacaTCAAATACACAACAGACAAGTTTATGGAAACCCAGGACTCTGTCTCACCCCATGCTATGCCTGATCAGCTCCCTTCTTGCAGGCTGAGCTCATCTCAGCAGTAGGCACAGAGATCAGCACTGCTGTTCTGCCCTAGTCCTGAGCGAGCTGCTTTGGGAGACCTGTTCAAGAGCTCCCATCCCAATTCTGTGATTTCGGTGTCATGGTCAGTGCTGATCACAGTCCTGGCTGCTTGAATTATTCTGGACCTGTGTTTCAGAGGTGCCTCCTCACGCTATTACTCCTCCATGTAATTTCAGCTACATCTCAGCAATCAGGAGTCATCTACCCTTACTTCTACCTCAACCCACATATTCCTCCACACAGTGCTCAAAAGCTCCCAGGTAAGCACTAGACAAGATTCCTAGCACAACTCTACAGGTTATCAAAACTTTCCCTAACCTGGACTTGTATAGAGTCAAAGCCCATTAACTTTTCAAGGTGACCCTATCATGACCCCATCTTGCCTTATTTCTCCATATGCCTTTCAAAAAACTACCAGGATAAAAATACTAATCTAATCAACTATTGCATTAATTCAGACAACAAGAAAGTTCCAACCAAAGAGCAAAAACAAGTGAACTAtgggttaaaaagaaaaacatgcaaatatACATAAATGAAGCTTATAACTCAACTTTAGAAAGATACTTTGCTCACAGCTTTCAAAAGCTCATGAGATGCTGCCGAGGCATACCAAACCTGTTGCCAGTTTTATAACCCACTGCTTAGACAAGACAGGGCAGCTGTTGACCAAAACCTTTGACAACATGTGTCCAACCCCAGAATAGAATAGTTGTGACATATTTTACAGCTGAATTATCTTGGTAGTTGCAACTTCTTGCAATATATAAAAGCTAACATTACCAAGAGTCTGAAATGTCTTGCTAGTAATTCTAAACCTGTCTTCACACTTTGTGGTTATTCCTCATCACTAAAGCCCCTGCCTAGCATCCTCCATAAACATGCAACAAGAATGTCCTCTAATACCTGACCCAAATAGCAACATTTTATGTCCTCCAAATACCAacccagcaaagcaaaataaatccatgTTTCTAATGACTGTCTTCAGGGCTTGTTAGTAAATAAATCCTGAGGTAAACTGGTCTTGAAAAAACAATTATAGCCCACTAGTGGTCTGTAACTAACGAATGTGGCCTCTCTTCTAGACAATGATTTCTCATAGGCATGCCACAGAATGTAAATCGTAGTACAGAATGAAATCGTAGCTCTTGCAGATTTGGAAAGCCTTACTTCTACCATCTGAACTCCATCAAGTCCTTGCTAAATACAGACCACCACAGAGGATTTTGATCAGGCCCACTTTGAATGCTTCAAGCTGCTCTGGAACAGGGGGCACTAAATATGCAAATGGAGGAAAAACAAGATTGCTGTTCTGTAAAACTTCTGTGCAACTTTTGCTGCAATAGCTAGAACACGGTTTGTTGCAACAAGGGAAGTTTAATTACCTAAGACGTGATCAAAGAGCCGTAAACAGAAACTTAAGGCTTTGAGTGAAGATTTCTGTCACCTGAAGGCAAGAAACTACCATCTGGGGTTTCCCCTTAGGTAAAATGTTATAGTGAATTGGATTTAGGCATTAGTAGGTACTCACAATGTTAAGAACAGCTGGTGAGGTTATCCCATTCTTTTAActaatagaagaaaataagaatggaaaaaataccTCAGACTTCATTGGCCCAACATTTCTGTCAGTCGCATCAAAGGGAAGCACAACAACCTGTGGTACAGCCGTAAGACAAACAAACATGTTGAAATTTACCAGTCCATTGATCTGATTTGTTTTCAAGCTATGGTCAGCTTACAAATCACAGGCCACTTAAACATTTACATCAGTTCTGTGTCTTAAGAATTAGGATGAACATTGATTGACAGTGCAAGTAATATTGCCAAGAGATTATGGATTAATATAACACCTGTTTTCATCTCTGTTCCCATCTTTCTACGTATCTTGACAGCAGACACAAACTCAGAATAATAGTCCCTAGCCTACAAAACCATCTTGCTGTGAAAAAAGGGGCACTTATTTGAGGAAGGAGAGCACATAGAAATGTTTAAGGAATCTGACTCAAACCCTCTAACAGTACACAGACATGTAATTGgtttaatttctgaaacattttggtTACACCATAGTCTTTGGTTTAAATCCTACATTTTTGTCACACAGAACTTAGTATGATCACTACCAACCTGGAAGCCTCACACAACAAAATGAATCTCTAACACAATCACCTTTGGTTGAGAGAAGACAGTAATCATAATGTTTTGAAGGTTGTATATTGAAAACCTTTGATCAAGGCCAAGGTCCAGCAATCTATCTTGAAACATAAGTCATCATCTGAAtttcctgctgcaggaaagctAAAGTTGGTTTCTGGACTTGGAACCACATTCTCAGACCACAGACCTGCTCTGCTAAAGTTACTTTGAATGAACTCCAGATTTGTCGGCTGTGGCAAACCCCTCTGATCTAAGCTCCACAC
This window encodes:
- the LOC117438816 gene encoding leukocyte elastase inhibitor-like; protein product: MESLCNANSRFALDLLRRFNETNPTGNVFFSPLSVSAALAMVFLGSKGNTEAQVLKTLHFDKVEDTHSRFQTLTMDINRSNAPYLLRLASRLFGEKSYTFLPDFLTNTQKFYGADLATVDFLHACDEARKQINQWVERETEGKILHLLSEGSVDNTTRLVLVNAIYFKGNWAEKFKEADTTDMPFRLNKNERKTVKMMYQKNKFHFGYIPEEKIRVLELLYDGEELSMIILLPDDIEDNSTGLQKLEKQLTLEKLQEWTCPERLYSTDVRVHLPKFRLEESYDLKSDLAAMGLVDVFDSCKADLSGMSGARDLFLSKIVHKAFVEVNEEGTEAAAATAGIAMLCMPIEEDNADHPFLFFIRHNPTQKHFFGRYASPENLAFADQFLL